A genomic stretch from Desulfurococcaceae archaeon MEX13E-LK6-19 includes:
- a CDS encoding trypsin-like peptidase domain-containing protein: MFKPKPFFFLTIILVLIIASPVFAEDKEELRFSNDWLKGVAIVVYQNQYGTCFWVNPSHVVTAAHVVNNQPNAVVTIIRGNVHARGVVVALDTQSDLAVIYVENSGQFDKYIFPLAVRIPEPSSTIYVIGYPFELLQIMGSLEALSENPRILESRLTWSANGLIELGGIVDAGNSGGPVLDYYGNVIGVVSFALRGNAGVLYFATTVGALRELLREHGIAYIEGTSSILPESIVQDPFVAGAIAGASAGLVLDILILATGTGLGILIASKRRRR, translated from the coding sequence ATGTTTAAACCCAAGCCTTTTTTCTTTCTCACAATAATACTTGTCTTAATCATAGCTTCTCCTGTTTTCGCTGAAGACAAAGAAGAGCTTAGGTTCTCTAATGATTGGCTGAAGGGTGTTGCTATTGTTGTTTATCAGAACCAGTATGGTACTTGTTTCTGGGTGAACCCCAGTCATGTCGTTACGGCAGCGCATGTTGTGAACAACCAGCCTAACGCTGTTGTGACCATCATAAGGGGTAATGTCCATGCTAGAGGAGTTGTTGTAGCACTTGATACTCAGAGTGATTTGGCGGTGATATACGTTGAGAACTCTGGCCAGTTTGACAAATACATCTTCCCGCTGGCCGTCAGGATACCTGAGCCCTCGAGTACAATATACGTTATAGGTTATCCATTCGAGCTACTGCAGATAATGGGTAGCCTCGAGGCTCTTAGCGAGAACCCTAGGATTCTCGAGAGCCGTCTAACATGGTCCGCCAATGGCTTGATCGAGCTGGGCGGAATCGTTGATGCTGGCAATAGCGGTGGACCTGTCCTGGACTACTACGGCAACGTTATTGGTGTCGTGAGCTTTGCGCTGCGTGGCAATGCTGGAGTACTCTACTTCGCCACAACGGTAGGCGCATTGAGAGAACTGCTTAGAGAACATGGAATAGCCTACATCGAGGGAACAAGCAGCATACTCCCTGAATCCATAGTACAAGACCCATTCGTGGCAGGCGCAATAGCAGGGGCATCAGCTGGCCTAGTCCTCGACATACTCATCCTCGCTACAGGCACAGGACTGGGAATACTCATAGCCTCAAAAAGGAGGCGAAGATAA